Sequence from the Granulicella sp. L56 genome:
CATTTCTGCTGCCCATGACATCCAGCTCCTTCTGTACGAACAGCCGCGTCTCATATGCCACCAGCTCCTTCGCATAGCCGATGTACACCACGCGCCCGGTGAAGGAGACCTCTTCCACCGCCGCACGAAAGGTCTGCGGCAGCCCAATCGCCTCGATCATCACATCAGGCCCATGCCCGTCCGTAATGGCGCTCAACCGCTCGTGCAGGTCTTCGTTCTTCGAGTGGATCAGATGCTTCGCTCCAGCCTTGCGTGCAATCTCGAGCTTAGCGTCGTCCATGTCGATCGCGATCGTCTCCGCACCACGAAACGCAGCCGAGGCAATCGCACCAAGTCCTACGCCGCCACATCCAAACACCGCAACCGTGTCCTCCGCACTCACCCGTCCACGCGCCGCCGCATGAAACCCAACCGTCAACGGCTCAACCAGACACAACTCTTTAATCGACAGCTTCGCGGCATAGAGCTTCTCAACCGGAACGCTGATGTACTCCGTCATCGCGCCATCACGCTGCACCCCCATCGTCTCGTTGAACTGGCAGGCGTTGACCCTGCCGCGTCGGCATGAAGCGCACTTGCCGCAACTCGTATAAGGCGAAATCGTCACCAGGGTTCCCGCCGCCAGAGCACCACCGCCTTCGACAACCTCTGCCGCGACTTCATGGCCCGGCACGCGTGGAAACGTCACCATCGCATTGCGGCCGCGAAACGTATTCAGGTCGGTCCCGCACATCCCCACCATCTTCACTCGCAGCAAAGCCTCGCCAGCCTGCACAGCGATATCCGGGACCTCGGCCATAGCCGCGACCTCAGGCCCCTCTATCCGAAACGCCTTCATTCAAAAACTCCGATCAACCTATTTTCAAATAGAAAAATAGTCTTTCATAAAATCTACTCCAACCCATACACCGCGGTCGCCGTCCCACCGAACACGGCATCCCGCTCGGCCTCGCTGAAGTCCGCGAAGTAAGTTCGCAGCACATCGAACCAGCGCCCGTACTCACATCCCACCAGACAGACCGGCCAGTCCGACCCGGCCATCAACCGGCCCGGCCCAAACGCCTCCACCACCACATCCAGATAGGGTCGTAGCGACTCCGGCGTCCACGTCTTCCAGTCTGCCTCCGTCACCAGGCCCGACACCTTGCACCAGACATTTTCGCGCTTGCCCAAGTCTCGCATCCGCGCAGCCCAGGGCTCCAGCAGACCTTCGCGAATCAGCGGCTTGGCCATGTGGTCCAGCACGAACACCTGCTCCGGATGCTCATCTACAAACTCAATCGCCTGCGGAAGCTGCCGCTCGTAGATCAGAATGTCGTACACCAGCCCGCTACCCAGAAGAGTACGAATGCCGGAGTTGAAGTCCTCGCGCAGAATATAGTTCTCGTCCTTCTCCCCTTGAATCACGTGCCGCAGTCCCTTCAGCTTGGGCCTGAACTCAAACTCCTCCATCACCCCAGGAAAGTCCTCCCCGGCAATCGGAGCCCATCCCACGACACCGCGAATCGCCTCGCACTCGTCGGCCATCTGCAGCAGCCAGCGAGTCTCGTCCATCGTCTGCCGCGCCTGCACTGCCATCGTGCCGTCGATCCCAGCCGCCGCGATCTCGCACACTAAATCCTGCGGCAGAAAATCTCTGCGCAGTGCTGTCATCTCGTCATCGATCCATCCATAATCCTCAGGCGAATACCGCCAAAGATGGTGATGTGCATCAATCTTTTCTGCCACTCTCTTCGTCCCCTTCAACTCGCTCGGCGACAGCTTTCGCCGCAAAAAAACACAAGCCAAGTCTATCCCAGCCGCACCACGGCTGGTTTTGCGCGAATTATCTCTCGGAAACCTCTATCAGCGCCTGACAGCCCAGGCCATACCATCGGGTTCGCCACCAGCCTGAATGTGCCCCGTCACCGCAAGCGTCTTGAGATCGATGACCGCGACATAGTTATCAGGGCCGCACGCGACAAACGCTCGCGCACCATCGGCCTCAACCAGCACGCCACCCGAGCCATGACCGATAAGGATACGTTTCACCACCTTGCGCGTACTCGCATCCAGAACGATAAGCTCCGGCCCGCTCGACACCAGCACCCGCTTCCCGTCCAATGTGAATTTCAGCCGGTTCGCTCCCTGAGCGTTGATGGCAAGTGTATCTACTACCTTCTTCTCATGAAAATTGATGACTGAGAGCGTGCCATCCTGCGCATTCGCAACCCAGATCTCTTTGCCATCCGGAGAGACGTCAAAGCCCTCCGACCCATTCCCGACGCGAACCACGGTCTCGTTCCAATCGGTGCGAGCCGCGCCACCAGGCCCACCCGGCGGCGGTGGCATTCCGCCAGGTCGATGTGCTCCGGGCGGTGGCCCGGGCATCCGTACCGGCTCCTGGTCGATGATGCTAACCGTTCCCGAGTTGACGTTGCTCGTGACGATGCGCTGCCCATCTTTCGAGACATAGATCATATGAGTACGGTTCTGTCCTGTACCCAAAATCCAATCGACCTTACCGGTAGCGGGATCGTAGCGGCCAATCGCCTTGGCGGCTTCAGCGGTAAACCACGTCTTGCCGCCTTCGAACGCAAGCCCATGCGGCCCCCGCAGCGGACCAAGGTCTACCGTTCGCAGCTTTTTATCCGTTACCAGATCAACGATGGTAAGCGTGTTGTACGCACCGAAGCCATAGTTCGAGACATACGCCGTCGTCCCGTCCTCCGACGCAATGACCTCGTGAGGATCATTCCCCACAGGCACCCTGGCCAGCACCCGCAGGCTCGAAGGATCGACGACACTCAAGCTGTGCTCCTGCTTCGAGAGCACCAGCAGCGATGCCGAAGGTTTGCTCTGTCCATAGAGAAAGCCGGAGAGGCAGAGATAGACGACGGGAACAGTAGCGCGAACGAGAGCTTTCATGCGTTGAGCCTACCCCCAAACCTCACCGCAAAGCCAGAGATTAAGGCACTCCGCAGCTCCAGATCAAGCCCGCTTCTTCAGCTCGGGATACCGCTCGAATATCATGCGCTGGTCTTCGGCGCTCAACTGGCCCAGGCGCTTCGGCTTGTCTTGCGGCCGCATCCCCTTCTGGTTGAGCACATTCATCAGGCTCCATTCACGTTGCAGACCGCGCGGTTCTTCGGCCTTCAAGTCATATCGCGTAAAGTCGATCGCCATGGCAGGGCTGTTCGTGGTCCAGTCGTGCAAAAGCGCCAGCCGAAACTCCTGGTTCATAAACCACTCGATCTCCAGGTTCTTCTCCGAACCCGGCGCACCGGTCCCCTTCTCGTCAAACCGGTAGTTGAGCAACGCATTGCTGGGCGTATGCTTGCGCCACTCCAACCCGAACGCGCCTTCCGTCATCACCTGCGTATCCGGCCAACGTTCGCGCATCGTCTGCAACCAGTAGGTCAGGTCCTCGTCGTGGCCCACCGATACCTCCCAGATGCCCGTCACCCAGCCAAAACCGTTCAGGGCGTGCCCACGGTCAAAGTGCACCGCGGTGGTATCCATCATCTCTCTGCGGCCCACTTCCTTGCCCAGATTCCCCACCGTCTCAATCGGACCCACGCCCATCCGGCTGTTGAAGCCGCCCTGAAAGCCCTCTCGCCGCGCCGTCAGAAAATCGCAGGTCCATCCATCGAGGCACACGCAGTCGATAAAGTCTGCAGGTCCCTGCGCAGGCTTCAGATAGTGTTCGCGGCTTGGATAATACGGATAGCAGATGCCACCATCGCCATCCCCATGATCGATGCCGTGCTGGCTCCAGATCTGGCCCTGGCACACATGAATGCCCTCGTCGGTCGCCAGCAATCTCTGGTTTTCAGAGTCCATGAAGCCTGCCACCACGCACTCCGGGCGATAACCACCGCCAACCATGTCGGAGATCATTCGCAGAGCATCGTGAATCGTCTGCCGGACGTGCTCGCGCGTGTCATACATCGGCGCAAAATAACCGCCTGGGATAAATGTGATCTCGTCGCCATAGCGGTCGTGGTACAAGGCCAGCAGCTTCCGCGCCTGCTTATACTCCTCGCGGTCGTCCTTTAAGGCAAGCCAACTGATCGCCCAGGTCATCTTCCCATCCGGGCAGCCTCTCGCAAAGGCCTCTCGCCGCGAACGGATGTGGGCTGTACTGTTATCGCCAGACTCATCTTCGCCAATCGAGCGGGTGGGAGTTACCTCAATCTGGTTCACCCGCACCACCGAAACGTGGGTCACGAACCGTCCACGCATCGGGGCTGTCTGCTCGGCAAAGAGTTGGCTACTTGCTCCCGGTCCACCCAGCGCGAGCGATGCAGCTGTACCAGCCGCGCCGCCAAGAAAATGCCGCCTCGTCCAACTTTCATTCATCTACCTGCTCCTCTGTTTCGTCAGTTGCCCACAGCTTCGTTGGACGCTCTTTACCCGGCAGCAGTCATCGTAGCAGCCGATGTCCAGATCGATATCCCGGCCTCATGAAATCCACATCCGGCTACGGCATTAAACGCATCACACTCTCTGGAGACTCCTTCCATGCCGACAAAAAAATCCGCCTCCCGCTTCGCAACACAAAGCCGCATCGTCCTTCCCGGCAGCCAAAAGCCAAGCTTTGTCCAGCCTGCCACCGAAAAGCCCGTTCCTGCCGCCACACGCATTACCGTCTCCGTCATGGTGAAATGCAAGACTCCGCTAAAGGCCGCGAATCGCCTGGGCAAAGAGCGCCTCACCCGCGCCCAGTTTCGCCAGTCCCACGGCCCCGACCCCGACGCTCTCAAGCTTATCCGAGCCTTTGCTAAAGAATACGGCCTCACCCCCGTTGCGGGCACCCCCATCCCTGGCAGTTGCATCCTCAAGCTCACTGGAACCATCGCTGCCATGCAAAAGGCCTTCGGCGCCACCCTCGTCCACAAGGTTAGCGGCGCTGCCACCTATCGCATCCGCGAAGGCAATATCACCCTCCCCTCTGAACTCTCAGGCAAGATCGAAGCTGTCCTCGGCCTCGACAACCGTCCCCAGGCTCAGCCCCACTTTCGCGTCGCCCACGGAAAGAGCAAGCCTATTGCACAGGGTGGAGGCTTCGCCACGCCTCAAATCCGCGCCCAAGCCGACATCTCCTACACCCCCGTCCAGGTCGCCCAGCTCTACCAGTTCCCCGCCAACGCCAGCGGCGCGGGCCAAACCATAGGCATCCTCGAGCTAGGCGGAGGCTACCGCACCGCCGACCTCACGGCCTACTTCAAAACCCTTGGCCAGACGGCACCCACAGTCACCGCCGTCTCCGTCGACGGAGCCAAGAACAGTCCCTCCACTGCCGATGGCGCGGACGGAGAAGTCATGCTCGACATCGAGGTCTCCGCCGCCGTAGCTCCGGGAGCCAACATAGCCGTCTACTTCGCCCCCAACACCGACCAGGGCTTCCTCGATGGCCTCGATGCCGCCATCCACGACACCACCAACAAGCCCAGCGTCATCTCCATCAGTTGGGGCTCGGCCGAGGCAAACTGGACCCAACAGTCCATGACCGCTCTCGATACCGTCTGCCAGTCTGCCGCTGCCCTCGGCATCTCTATTACCGTGGCCGCAGGCGACAACGGCTCATCCGACGGGGGCACCGGCAATAACGTTGACTTCCCCTCCTCCAGCCCCCACGTACTCGCCTGCGGAGGGACCACGCTCACCGGCAGCGGAAGCACCATCACCAGCGAGGTCGTCTGGAACGAGCAGGCCAGCAACGAGGGCGCCACCGGCGGCGGTGTCAGCAACGTCTTCCCTCTGCCCTCGTGGCAAGCTAATTCCAACGTGCCCGCGCCGAGCAACAGCACGGGAGGACGAGGCGTCCCCGACGTCTGCGGCAATGCCGATCCCGCCACCGGCTATACCGTCCGCGTCGACGGCCAGACGCTCGTCATCGGAGGCACCAGCGCTGTAGCACCGCTCTGGGCAGGTCTTATCGCCGTAGCCAACCAGCAGAACGGCACAACCGCAGGGTTTCTTCAGCCGCAGATCTACGCTGCCAAGGCCAAATCCGGCTTCCGCGACATCACCTCGGGCAATAACGGCAGCTTCAGCGCCGGCCCCGGCTGGGACGCCTGCACCGGCCTGGGTTCCCCCATCACAGGCACTCTCATCCCATTCCTGGCCACCGGCACCACCTCCGGCAAGAAGCATCCGAAACCGAAGCCCCCTAAAAAGAAGCCCACCAAAAAATCGAACCGATAAAAAATAAGAGGCACCCCAAACGGGTGCCTCTTTATTCTCTAAAGGGATGGAACCTAGGCCAGCCGCTTCTTCATCAGATCCCGCGCAATCGCATCGAGCACACCGTTGAGGAAGTGGATCGACTCGGGCGCAGCGTAACGCCGTCCGACCTCCAGCGATTCATTGATGATGATCGCCGCAGGAGTATTAGGAAATCCCAGCATCTCCGCCACCGCTGCACGAATCAGGCTACGATCGACCACCGGCATCCGCTCAATCCGCCAGTTCTGCGCGTGCGCCTCGATCAACGCATCGATCTCTGTCTGCCGCGAAGTTGCGATGCGGTACAGATCCTCAGCGAAACCGCGGGTGTCGGCATCCACGTCATCCCGCGAAGGCCAGAACAGCTTACGCACTTCCTCAGGACTTTGTTTGCCAAGATCGCCTTGAAACAGCATCTGCATCGTCAATTCACGAGACTTGCGTCGAGTTCCCATTAGAGCTTCACCGCCAGTTTCTTCTGGATCGATATCATCTCAATCGCTGCAATTGCAGCCTCAAATCCTTTATTGCCAGCCTTTACGCCAGCTCGATCGAGCGCCTGCTCCAGCGTCTCGCAGGTCAACACGCCAAAGGCATGAGGAATGCCAGTCTCCTGCTGCGACTGGCCAATGCCCCGCGCCACCTCGATATAGATCGCCTCATAGTGGGCAGTTTCGCCGCGCAACAGGCACCCCAGCGTAATAATCGCGTCAAACCTCTTCGACTCAGCCAGCGTGCGCGCCGCCGAGGCAATCTCCCACGCGCCCGGCACACGAACAATCTCGACATCGGACTTCGCCGCGCCGCTGCGGTACAGCCCATCCAAAGAGCCTTGCAGCAAACGGTCGGTAATCACCGCATTCCAACGGGCGGTCACAATAGCAAACCGCATTCCAGCTGCCGACAGATCGCCTTCTACGGCAACCGGCTTGTTGTGCAGCGGATTCTCCGACTGCCAGAAGCCCAGCGTCAGCGCCTCCGCTTCGCCGGTCGCAATCTTGACCGTAAACAGGCGGCTGTTCCAGTGCGTAAGCTCCACTGCCGACAGCAACTCCGCAATCTCTTCGGTACGGTAGTAGGCCAACATCCACTTCTCGACCGCGGCATGAACCTGGTCGAGCTGCGTCACCTCAATCAGCAATGGCGGAACCGCAGGCGGTCTTCCCGTGACAAACTCAAGGTTCGCCAGCGGCGCAAGATGCGCGGAACCGCGGCCCTTAGCGTCCTGCCAGCCTTTGCCCGGCTCAAAACCCAGTGCGGAGAGCAGGCTGTTGAGCCGGTCGAACGTATCCGCCGAAGCAATGGCGCCGACAACCGTAATTCCCTTAATCATAAGTTCGATTGTATCGTCTGAAATGCAATGCGAAGGAGATGCCGGTGAACTACGAGATGCTGTTGTGCGAGGCTCATGGACCGATTACGACCGTCACCCTGAACCGCCCCCAGGTTCTGAACGCATTGAACACCCAGGTCTTCGACGAGTTGGAAGCAGTGTTTACTGCACTCGCGAAAGACCCTGCCGTCCGCGTGATCCTGCTGACAGGCGCGGGGGAAAAGGCATTCGCCGCAGGAGCCGACATCAACGAACTTGCGGCGGCCGATGCCGGATCCGGCGAAGCCAAGGCACGGCGGGGGCAGGCGGTCTTTCGCCTGATCGAGATCTGTGGCAAGCCGGTCATCGCCTGCATCAACGGCTTCGCGCTGGGGGGCGGGTGCGAGCTGGCCATGGCCTGCAACCTGCGTCTTGCCAGCGAAACGGCCCGTTTGGGGCAACCGGAGGTGAAGCTTGGGTTGGTACCCGGATACGGCGGCACCCAGCGCCTGCCTCGACTAGTTGGACGGTCGGCGGCCCTGCGCCTGATGCTGACCGGAGAGATGATCGGAGCGGCAGAGGCATTGCGGATTGGGCTGGTGGACGAGATCGTCCCGCCCGAACGGTTAATGACGCGAGCAAAGGAGTTGGCCAACGCGATCGTGACCATGGCTCCGCTGGCCGTGGCCGGATGCCTGGAGGCTGTCGAACGTGGAATCGGATTGCGAATCGACGAGGCCATGCAGGTGGAGGCGGAAATATTCGGGCGACTCTGCGGAACAGACGATAAAGCTGAAGGAACGACGGCGTTTCTCGAAAAGCGGTTACCGGAATGGACAGGTCGATGAAAACCCGGCAAAACTTTGCGCTTTGGCGCTTTTCTGAAGGAGCAGCCACTTGATATGCTGATATTTGTGCGTAGCCCTCGATCCATCGTCCAGTTTGCCCTGCTCCCCGCCCTTCTCCTTCCCGTGATGCTCACCGGCTGCACCCATACCTCGACGCCGAGCCAAGCGGAAGTGCGGGCGATTGCCGCCGAACAACAGGAGGAAGCTGCCCAGGCGAAGCAGGAGATGGAGGCCATTCCGATGCCATCGAAGGCGCAGTACATGGCGGTCAAGAGTCTCAATCTCTGGCAGAATCCTTACCTGACGGTTCAGGGCGGCATGGTGACGGTGCATGTAATGATCGCGGACGCCAATACCAGCGATCTCGGCAAGGGCGGCCTGCTGCGTCCCATGGGCGCGCGACGACGCGATTTGAATGTGCGGTTGACCGAACTCTCCGCTGCGCTCAATGCGATACCGCAAAGCTCATGGCCCTATGGCCGCGTGATCGCGGTGGAAGAGGCGCACGAGGTCCCGGTCAAAGCACGTCCCCAGGTCCGCCGTAATGTGGAGACGGTGGTCAATACTCTGAACAATCTCGGCATTGTCGTGTATGACTGGAGCGATTCGGGAAAGAGCTAGGCTCTTTATTGCTTAGCTCTTTGAATACGTGCAGTCGAATCCACCGGCAAGCCTAAGACGGATGGAATGCATCTTACCTATACGAAAGATGTCGAGGTGACGAGTGGGTGAGATGGGTGAGGAAAGAAAGACTGAATTTGGGAAGTCGTTAGTCAAGGGCCTGGTAGCTGGCTTGATTGGAGGACTTGTCGCCACGGCAGCGAAGACGATGATGGAGAGAGTCTATCCTCCGCGCACGCACGGAGAGCCTGAGCCTCCGTCGATGCTTGCCGAAAAGCTGGCTGGGCACGAACTGACGACAGGCCAAAAAGCCGTTGCCACAGAGACGATCCATTGGGGATTCGGCGCGTTGACCGGCGCAGCCTACGGAGCTCTGGCTGAGTTTTATCCGGCAGCAACCGCAAAAGACGGCGCAGGGTTTGGCATGGCGCTGGCTTCGTTGACCCATGAAGGAGCGCTGCCCGCGATGGGATTGTCCGCGCCACCAGAGCAACAGACCACCCGGGAGCGCACCAGCGAGATGGCGTCTCACGCAGTGTTTGGCGTGGTAACGGAGACAGTGCGGCGAGTGGTGCGAAAGATCCTGCGATAAACCTCTCGGACTAACGTGAGGCTACTCGCCCCAATGCTCTGATCGCAGCGGGGCCGACGACTCGAGCCTTGACGCCGATTGCGAGTCGATGGGTGGGGCGAGACTGCGGTTGAGAGCCATCTGCCCATGGCACAGCACGAAGCAAACCCAATACACAACGGAAGAACTGTGATGTTGAGAAGTCTCTGTCAGGTAAAAGACAACTCCGACAAAAAGCAGAATGATAGGGCCTGTCTTCGCTACCCAACTCTCTGAATATTTGCGGATTGAACGAAGCTGTTCCTCATTCCAGCGTTCCAACCGGATGCCACAAGTAAGTTCCTGTTGCGCCCACCAGCCAAGATAACCGCCGCCGCCGAAAAACATGCACATCACGATGAGGTGCGAGATGAAGCTGAAGCCGAGGAATCCGCCATTGCAATCACCTCTATAGTGGCTTCCGTGCGGTACGACAAGAAAAGCGCTTGCCACGATAAGAGTGCCCAGAATAATGAGTCCAACAAGTTGCGCGGGAGTGGCCTTCGAGCGCTTCATGGAAGCAATATAGCACTGGCGAGCTTTGAATCTGCGATCTAGACGCCCTTTTTCATCGGTTCCCAGATGAACTTGTGAATCTGGAGCGAAAGGCGGGCGTCGAGGCCATCAGCCAGCATCCATTCAACTAATTTTCGCGGGTCGAGCGCCATGTTGTCTGCCGTGCGCTGCGGACTGGGTGTCTGCTGGAAAGCCGGGCTGAGCAATATGCCTCCAGCCTTGCTGTTCAGATCATGCTGGCGGATGAAGTCGCGGGCAAACTCATAGTCTTCGCGGTTGGTGATGACGAACTTCACCTCGTCACCTTTGGTGAGGGCTTCGAGGTTTTCAAGACGGAAGCTATTAGCCGCCGCGCCTGCACCGGGGGATTTCACGTCAACGATCTTGTGCACAGCTTTGGGCACTTCCGCCAATGGTCGTTCACCGGAGGTTTCGATCATCAATGTGTAATCCTGTGCGAGCAGCCGCTGCATCAGCGGCAGAAGCTCCTTCGCCTGCAACATCGGCTCGCCACCCGTGAACTCAATCAGCCTGCACGGGGTGAGCGCCTCGATCTGGGTAACGATCTCATCCTCGCTAAAGGGCTTGCCGCCGCTGAAGGTGTACTCGGAGTCGCACCAGGCGCAGCGGAGATTGCACCCCGCGAGCCGGACGAAGATGCAGGGGAGTCCTGCGAAGGATGACTCGCCCTGAACGGATTTGTAGAGTTCGATTAAGTGCATTTCGAGAGGGCTTATTCGTAATAACGGGCGAAGCTGGTGTCGGTCTCGTAGAGAGTGCAGTCCTTGATGCGAACGCGGCCCCCGGTCATGTCGTGGAGCTGCTTCGCTGTCTCCTGATAGAAGTAGCGAGCGAGATTCTCAGCCGACGGATTGACCGTCGTGAAAGGCTCAAGGTCGTTGATCATCTGGTGGTCGAGATAGTCGACGACCGGACGCATGACCTGCTTGAGCAGCTTGAAGTCGAGCAGGAGACCGGCTTCGTCGAGGTCGGGTCCGATCAGCGTGACGAAGACTTTGTAGTTGTGGCCGTGCGGGTTCTCGCACTTGCCGCGATAGTTGCGGAGGTAGTGGCCGGAGGAAAAACCGGCTTCTACGGTGACTTCGAACATGGTTCTACGATCCCTTCAACGGCCGCGTCAGGCTGGATTTGGAGCTGGAGTAACGCGGCTTTCGGCGTGATTTACGCCTTCTAAAGCCTGTTAACTTCATTGTACCGTCTTCGAGCGGCCTAATGCTTTTTGCGCTGCTGGCGGCGCTGCTCGTCGGTGTGGCGCTCGGCCTGCTCGAAGAGCGAAGAAAGCACGGCAGCGAGCGAGACGACCATGCTGATAAAGAAGAGCGCAAGGCCCATCGTCCGCCAAAGTGACGTGTCGCCCGGAGAGCCCGGTTGCTGCGCAATATTGGTATAGGAGATCCCGAAAGAGATCATCGCAAAGACCAGCAGCGTTCCGGCAAGGATGTAAAGATTACGGCCCATATGAATAGCTTCATTTTACGGCTGGCAGAGCCTTTCTCATTTCGTAAACTAAAGAAATGAAGAAAGTCCGCTCTCCGCTATACGTCACCACGCTCATCGCGGGCGCTTTTTTCATGGAGAATCTGGACGGCACGATTATCGCCACGGCGCTGCCACAGATGTCGCACAGCTTTCACGTCAGCGCGGTCAGTCTGAACATCGGAATGACGGCATATCTGCTGACTCTAGCAGTCTTTATTCCTATTAGCGGATGGGTGGCCGACCGCGTTGGCTCTCGCACTGTCTTTGCCGCAGCGATCGGTGTCTTTACGCTGGCTTCCTTGCTCTGCGGCGTGTCGCACACGCTTACGCAGTTCACGCTGATGCGCATTCTGCAGGGCATCGGCGGAGCGATGATGGTGCCGGTGGGACGGCTAGTCGTGCTGCGCAGCACTCCGAAAGACCAGCTCGCCCAGGCCATCGCGTACATCAGTTGGCCAGGCTTGACCGCGCTCGTGATCGGGCCGCCTCTGGGCGGCTTCATCACAACCTACATGAGCTGGCACTGGATCTTTTTCCTTAACCTGCCCCTTGGCATTCTGGCCCTCATTCTGACCATGCTCTGGGTCGAGAACGTACGCACGGACGAGGTGCATCCCTTCGATTGGCTCACCTTCCTGTTGGCCGGCTCTGCCTCTACCGGAGTCGTATACGCCATGGAGAAGCTCGGAGCAGAGGGAGTGCACTGGCAGTTGCCCACCTTCATCCTTGCGCTCAGCGTATTGAGCGGAACCCTCGCGACCTTCTCTGCCCGCCGCAACCCGGCTACCTCTCTAATTGACCTCGAATCCCTGAGGATGAAGACCTACTCGCTCTCGGTCTACGGAGCAAGCGCCTTCCGCATTTCCGTCTCGGTACTGCCATTTCTGCTGCCGCTGATGTTTCAGATATCGTTCGGCCTGAATGCCTTTCGATCGGGTGTCTATCTGCTCGCGCTCTTCGCCGGAGACCTGAGCATGAAGGCCTTTGTCATCCAGGTACTTCGCCGCTTCGGATTCCGCAACATCCTCATCGTCAATGGCGTGATTACCGCAGCATCCATGGCCCTTTGCGCGATCCTGAGCCCCGTAACGCCACCTATCTTGATCGTCTCCATCCTATTTTTCCACGGCGCCTGTCGATCCATGGAGTTCACCTGCATGACGACGCTCGCGTACTCAGAGATTCCGTCCAATAGGATGAGCCGTGCCAATGGATTTCTCAGCGCCGTCATGCAGCTCGGCATGGGCATGGGGGTCGCAGTTGGGGCGATCACATTGCGGCTGGTCGCCCATGCGCATGGCCACTCCGCTGCTACGCCGCAGCTTCGCGACTTTCACTACGCCATTCTCTTCATGGCCGTTCTCGCCCTTGGACCTGTCTTCAACAGCATCGGCCTGCCACATGATGCAGGCGCTACCACCAGCGGGCATCGTCCGCAGGAGTTGGAAGTAAACCCCGCCTAAGCGTGTCTTCGTGGGAAGTAGCCTACTGCTTGAGAGTGACTATCTTTTCGCCCGAGGCCGCGAAGAACTCCTCGACGTCGGTAATCTCCTGCGTAAGCCGATACGGCGGCAGGCTTTCGAGGAATATGCGGCCGTAGCGCTGACGCTGGATGCGCGGGTCGAGCAGCACCAGAACACCGCGGTCGTCGAGCGAACGAATGAGGCGGCCAAAGCCTTGCTTGAGCGTGATGACAGCGTTAGGCACCTGATAGTCGAAGAAAGGCTTTCCGCCAAGCGCTTCGATGGCCTCCATGCGCGCCTTGACGACGGGATCGTTAGGCACAGCAAACGGCAGCCGGTCGATAATGACGCAGCTTAGCTGCTCGCCCTGCACGTCTACTCCCTGCCAAAAACTCGAGGTGCCGAAGAGCACCGCGTTGGGCGTGTCGCGAAACTGCTGCAGAAGAACATGCCGCGGCGCTGTGCCGTGAAGCAGCAGCTTATAAGGCAGTTCAGCAAGCAGGCGGTCATGGGTCTCGCGCATCTGCTTATAACTCGTGAACAGGCAGAAGGCGCGGCCTTT
This genomic interval carries:
- a CDS encoding zinc-binding alcohol dehydrogenase family protein, which translates into the protein MKAFRIEGPEVAAMAEVPDIAVQAGEALLRVKMVGMCGTDLNTFRGRNAMVTFPRVPGHEVAAEVVEGGGALAAGTLVTISPYTSCGKCASCRRGRVNACQFNETMGVQRDGAMTEYISVPVEKLYAAKLSIKELCLVEPLTVGFHAAARGRVSAEDTVAVFGCGGVGLGAIASAAFRGAETIAIDMDDAKLEIARKAGAKHLIHSKNEDLHERLSAITDGHGPDVMIEAIGLPQTFRAAVEEVSFTGRVVYIGYAKELVAYETRLFVQKELDVMGSRNALPEDFREVIRMLEAGQFPVEDAVSAVVPLAEAARLLGEWSAAPAKFTKIMVEI
- a CDS encoding amidohydrolase, whose protein sequence is MAEKIDAHHHLWRYSPEDYGWIDDEMTALRRDFLPQDLVCEIAAAGIDGTMAVQARQTMDETRWLLQMADECEAIRGVVGWAPIAGEDFPGVMEEFEFRPKLKGLRHVIQGEKDENYILREDFNSGIRTLLGSGLVYDILIYERQLPQAIEFVDEHPEQVFVLDHMAKPLIREGLLEPWAARMRDLGKRENVWCKVSGLVTEADWKTWTPESLRPYLDVVVEAFGPGRLMAGSDWPVCLVGCEYGRWFDVLRTYFADFSEAERDAVFGGTATAVYGLE
- a CDS encoding YncE family protein, with translation MKALVRATVPVVYLCLSGFLYGQSKPSASLLVLSKQEHSLSVVDPSSLRVLARVPVGNDPHEVIASEDGTTAYVSNYGFGAYNTLTIVDLVTDKKLRTVDLGPLRGPHGLAFEGGKTWFTAEAAKAIGRYDPATGKVDWILGTGQNRTHMIYVSKDGQRIVTSNVNSGTVSIIDQEPVRMPGPPPGAHRPGGMPPPPGGPGGAARTDWNETVVRVGNGSEGFDVSPDGKEIWVANAQDGTLSVINFHEKKVVDTLAINAQGANRLKFTLDGKRVLVSSGPELIVLDASTRKVVKRILIGHGSGGVLVEADGARAFVACGPDNYVAVIDLKTLAVTGHIQAGGEPDGMAWAVRR
- a CDS encoding DUF3863 domain-containing protein, with translation MNESWTRRHFLGGAAGTAASLALGGPGASSQLFAEQTAPMRGRFVTHVSVVRVNQIEVTPTRSIGEDESGDNSTAHIRSRREAFARGCPDGKMTWAISWLALKDDREEYKQARKLLALYHDRYGDEITFIPGGYFAPMYDTREHVRQTIHDALRMISDMVGGGYRPECVVAGFMDSENQRLLATDEGIHVCQGQIWSQHGIDHGDGDGGICYPYYPSREHYLKPAQGPADFIDCVCLDGWTCDFLTARREGFQGGFNSRMGVGPIETVGNLGKEVGRREMMDTTAVHFDRGHALNGFGWVTGIWEVSVGHDEDLTYWLQTMRERWPDTQVMTEGAFGLEWRKHTPSNALLNYRFDEKGTGAPGSEKNLEIEWFMNQEFRLALLHDWTTNSPAMAIDFTRYDLKAEEPRGLQREWSLMNVLNQKGMRPQDKPKRLGQLSAEDQRMIFERYPELKKRA
- a CDS encoding protease pro-enzyme activation domain-containing protein, with the translated sequence MPTKKSASRFATQSRIVLPGSQKPSFVQPATEKPVPAATRITVSVMVKCKTPLKAANRLGKERLTRAQFRQSHGPDPDALKLIRAFAKEYGLTPVAGTPIPGSCILKLTGTIAAMQKAFGATLVHKVSGAATYRIREGNITLPSELSGKIEAVLGLDNRPQAQPHFRVAHGKSKPIAQGGGFATPQIRAQADISYTPVQVAQLYQFPANASGAGQTIGILELGGGYRTADLTAYFKTLGQTAPTVTAVSVDGAKNSPSTADGADGEVMLDIEVSAAVAPGANIAVYFAPNTDQGFLDGLDAAIHDTTNKPSVISISWGSAEANWTQQSMTALDTVCQSAAALGISITVAAGDNGSSDGGTGNNVDFPSSSPHVLACGGTTLTGSGSTITSEVVWNEQASNEGATGGGVSNVFPLPSWQANSNVPAPSNSTGGRGVPDVCGNADPATGYTVRVDGQTLVIGGTSAVAPLWAGLIAVANQQNGTTAGFLQPQIYAAKAKSGFRDITSGNNGSFSAGPGWDACTGLGSPITGTLIPFLATGTTSGKKHPKPKPPKKKPTKKSNR
- the nusB gene encoding transcription antitermination factor NusB, coding for MGTRRKSRELTMQMLFQGDLGKQSPEEVRKLFWPSRDDVDADTRGFAEDLYRIATSRQTEIDALIEAHAQNWRIERMPVVDRSLIRAAVAEMLGFPNTPAAIIINESLEVGRRYAAPESIHFLNGVLDAIARDLMKKRLA